TGGAATGtatgaattattaaaacttGTTACCTGTAAAACAACGTGGTCAAAGTTGATTACCGTAGTGTCCTATCAAACATGCATGCCCTAACTGACGTGCCACACTGTATacttgatatttcatatttcttacTCTATGCATAACtaatcatcaaattttaaatttgcttATTTAGCCCACAGGATTCTCAAAAAGACAAGCATCCTGTATATTAGGACATATGAggtatttgttgattttattcatCAAAGTGCATGCAATAGTAAAATTCCTTTTTTAAATTCTCTGGCCAATAGCAAAttaattaaacagtttttttttaaaatacggGCTCAAGAATGTCACAGTAGAAAGATAAGTTTGAAATAATAGACGTTCAAAAtgggataaaaaaataatcctaAAATGAAGGATTTACCGTATGAAAAATCGTAAAAAATCTGTCTATGTaacagttaattgtaaccacagccccacaggtccaggggtataccagggatagcaagggaaatgggccgtggtTTTACCTTCcaagtggccccgcagtgctgggtgaatgctgtggttttgtcttcgcgcataATATAGCAGGgaagggtcccttgggtgctgggcatttggcggggattttactatCAGTTCATCTTGGCAatgcggggattttagccgggctTGCCTAGACAGgaagtccccgcttttccccgGACCTCGGgaccatggttacaattgactggtgcattacaattAGGCCTAATTGATCAACAACTCTATTGAGTGCCTAAAGCTTATTGTTCGTAGACGCTTTGGGGAATGTACATATTGATTGTCATGACATTGCATATTGTCCTTTTTCTACATGATTGACTAGTACATTTCGCTCATTTGATGTACAATGTAGGCTAGAATGTAGGCGAAAGGGAGCTAACTTCTAGGGTGAACATAAACCGTGACCTaatgtaaaacatgtttgtacCTCAGCACTGTCAGGTTGTCTGCAGCAGGCAAATATAAACTTTGGTGGCACATCTAACTTCAGGAACTGTTTGACGAATTCCAGACCAATTCCTCTGTTAGCACCTGTGATCAAAACAGATTTGGGACACAGAGCCATTGCTATTTCAACGTTCTAATTACTGAACTCAGATTTATCATTGgacgaaaaataaaattaaacaaattatgaattatgaTGGATAGTAATGTAGTATATTTAGCCACacatcaatttttaataatacattattcataatcaatgatatatgattTCTTTTCATAAAAACGGATATTATAAAAACTAAATTCGCTTAAGcaattcattaattttcaaaatggcTGCCTTCGTTCCGGTGAAATGCCGAAAACCAAAGAAAAAGCCTCCTACGGAAATAAAAAAGGACAGTGTGATAAAGAGGTTGACAGAAATAAAGTATGACATGAGCAAGATTACTGGGTTCAcattttttaaacgttttccttgtattttacattttatcatagGTTTTCGCGACCTCGGGGCAGACTTTTTACTAATATCATTAAGGTACACTCTGAACAACTGAAATCTTCTGCCTACAAAGTTCTTGTCCGCCCACAGCTTGAATATTGCTCCACAGTTTGGTGTCCTTTCACTGATACCCACATATACCAACTCAAATCGGTCCAATGTAGGGCTGCCAGATTGGCAATACATGACTATGGACAAACATCAAGAGTCACTAACATGATGCAGTCTTGACAGTGGCGTAGACTCGATCATAGAATATTAGATAACAGGCTTTCTGCTCTGtacaaaataacacataacCTAATAGCAACCCTTTATCTACCTTATCCCACTGACAAGACCATCTCGACATTATCACAGTTCCTCCAACAGATTAATGTCTGCCACCAccgactactactacttctcTTTCTTCCCTAGAGCCGTCTTCCATTGGAACGACCTCCCACCTAACATAGTGGCCTGACCCACCCTGGTGCAGTTCAATCAGGCTGTCTATCAGATTGAACATGTTTCCCCATAGGGAGCTATCTAAACTCTTTACTTTTTAAACCTAATCTGTACCTCCTTAGCTTAACTTTAAAAATTACTGTTTCTTTCACAACTTTTACTAACATTCTTGCAGCTTGACACGCAAATGTCTAGGTCCACAGTAAGGGTTTGACATTAATGGAagacagacagatagatagaATATCAATATGCGCAAGAACAATCAAATATAGTatatttcgaattggaaaaatgagcaaaactgtgaaaaatacatgtgtcgtaagcgatgtgatacatcagtaagtaagatttaatGCGTTGCCAACAAGGATGTCAATACATGTTCACATAACTGGGTTTTACCATGACGGTACAATTAAAAAGGTGATATTCAAGCTATTGAATATAATGTAGCGGATCAATGAATCTGTTGTTTCCAAACTAACttgtgtatattaaaacagtacTAATTAGTTTTGGAAAACtggaatatttataatttcGGGCTTCAACTATTACGGACAAGAAAGAGTGCATGATTTTTATGGTTACGAATGAACATGTACCTTTGATTCTTATATTTCCATACGTACCCGTATGTTTtgtcaattaaaaatgttatgtaattGTATGACAATGTGCTAATATAATGTGCTATCTGTACAATAAAAATACCTTTCAATGCCCAGAAACACCTGAAAGAACCTGTGCTATAAAACTTTAGTAAGACCTTTAACAGAGTATGCGAGTTTAATATAGGACACTTGTAcaaatcactcaaaatttatgattgttatattgattataaatactagtatcactttaataaataaaaaattgggATTAGATTTCCttcatttttaccttttctattttttataaatacaatgaaataaaattcaaaagaaTTAATTAGAATGAACTTTTACATCATCCTTATTGGATTGCATCCTGGCTGTCAACttgattaatttattgattgattgatgtaAACTTATGTTAAACACACTCAATATActctttataaaacattaaacagtaGATTAAAGGTTAACATTAACCAGtacctaaatatatatatgacagatatctttattgtttatttaagcaaaaataaaaacctACTTTCTTAGTGTTTGTGATAATGTCACTTTCTGTTCTTTGTGCATGCTCAAACCTCCAGAgatattttactcatttttagctctagTGGTCAAGGCCAGAATAGCGTATGACATGGCACTATTTCTGTTGTGTGTGCTTCCATCcttgtgtctgtaaacaattcttTGTGAACCCGATAAAATCTTTAGGTTTGatagtacatgtatcttaatcaAACTTATCCAGTATAgatatatgtattcatatgttCTTTTCTTAAACAAACCAGATTGGCCCATGCATTACTTGATTATGGCACTTGAATATTATAAGAAAATGCTATTGTAgctaagtaaaaaaatacagtcTACCCGAGATAACCTGTATTCAGTTGCATtagttatgttgtttttttatcccCTTGCCTTTGTTAAAGAGGTGAATTGTACAGTTTAAAAGAGGCAACCTGTATTGACTCTGTGCATTTTGTTGTCTTTCTTGCCTTTGTCAATTATCAGTATGTTGCCTATCACCCATACATACAATCATGCtttggattgaaaatgacctaAAGAGCCAAGCCAGTAGGGAATAGGCCCTTCATTGTTATTGTTCATATCTATCTGAGTAGaacataaaatttatgtttaaactcattgacttttgtttgtgtattttcaggtATGACCTATCGTCTACACAGTTTTATAAGAACCTCAATGGTAATAGTACGggatatttttattatcaattctCTACATATTCTCTTAAAAACTTATTGGATATTCTTACAAggatattaaatgtttgttctGGAATGCAGTATAGTCATTAGGCATATAAATTTATCATTGCAAACACTAGTGGGTAGtcattataaatatcatttgaatcTGACATCATTTTTCTTACTTCTGTTTTCCCCAAAATTTCTCTTTATTATGAAATCATTATTGTATCAACTGTCTGACAGTATTTTCATTACCGGTAGATAAGATACATATTCTATTGTATTTCAGATAGTTTAAGGAGCCATTTTGAAGGTAATATGTTCCTTAACAATCagttgtccggttagcacagtggttagcgcCCTTGCTTCTTACCTAGACGACCTTGGTAAGATTCCCGGCCTGGGTCCACCTGTGTTTGGTtctggtcaccaagccagaccaAGTGGGTTTCCTACAGGTACTCGCATTTCCCCCACAAAACAGGACCACGCTCTTGCATAAAATTGTGCCAACGAAAGTCATTAATATCATGTTGCAATAACGTTTTACAAtgattgtcaaataaaaaaaagttaaaactaaAGATAAGCAAGTTCATTGTTCCGTCATCATTATCTGTTCACACTTTAATTTTGATACTTCTCATTTAAAAACTAAACTTTCATTTCTCAATCAACAACTTATTGTAGAAATTACCGATAGTGTAACTACATGGTATATCGTTTCCATATAAATGCAACACAGTAAAAATGCTTTTTACCAACAGAATGCGGGACCAACTTAGACATTGTATGTTATGGACTGGGAAGTTTTGTTGAGTCATACATCGCTAAATATCAACTGGCCCTGTTACATGCTCTGAGAGAAAATTTACAGGTATCAATGTTTGCgctaataaacaatttcaaGTGTACATTTCTATGATAAATATagtgaatataattattgtttcataatcattgaatattttgcaCAAGTTGAGAAACATAACAATGAAAAGAATGCCTTGACATTCCTAAAGATTAAGTTGTACCATGCTTGAGTCCCATGTTTCAGAGtggtttattttgttattggttAAACATGAACTCTTCGTAAAGTAACAAGTACATAGAACTATTCTATAAGTAGTGAGTGTATAAATTACAATGAAGAAGGCTTGGGCGGACGGTTTGTGCTCGAGCATGAGGCCTCGCTCAACACGTGCATATACCCTTCGTGCTTCCTACTCCAGCCTGACCAGCCCGGCCCTTAGAGCCAATCCTTTTCCCAAAGATATACTGTACTTATGCAATGTTATTGAACAATGTCCTTGAACACATGGTACAAAACAGATACTTCACCCAAAACCCctgtgtttgaaattataatatcaataaCTTGGGTAGTTTGCAGGAagtatgtacaatgtacatgtaaatatatcagaatttctttttgtttacaaGTTTGTTGTTCAGTCAATAAAATCATGTTCTTGCTCACCTTTTTCATTGGTAAtactttaactttaaaatagttaaaacgGATGTACCTTTAGTTattactagggatgcaaacgaatattcgaatattcgatcgaacgtttaatattcgaatgtcaaaattggtattcgaatattcgatgctttttgtttggtaaatataataataaacctttttccTACATCTGTGCTGTTGTATATATTAgcatgtcttgtttttacaacgattggcctcTAATTGCCAGAGGCGTGACGTGATGACACTATACCGGtacacgcgtcatatgttaATTAGGGACACATAGTCGGAGACTATAAACAGTAcccgtaattttacaaaaactggCTATAAGACAAGTGGCATCAAACaactttcaattattttcggtaaattctAATGACCATTATTGGATAATAAACGGAATCGGCAACCAAAGTGGTGTCATGGCTGTCAATTAAGCTGTGCagtattgctcaaatcgccgtgatgatatggatgacatgtgctagttatatgctgttttccatgtttcgatataacattcgtgctttgaaatgtaactgtatagaaTAGCAATTTAGGTCATTGTTATACAATAGATGGGTCAATATTCAGggttattttcgttttattatttatctaattTCCGAGTAGGTTTGGTGTTTTCCtagttatatttagtatatgTCAATCCCAGAATGAGGCCGCTCGTCCTACAGAACGACCCGTTGGTGCATCATGACATTCAACCAGGCATTTACGATCTTCGCCTTTTTCAGTGGCTATTGCTTTTGTtcgatatttttgtaaatggggAATTTCATTGCCAATGTTTGCAAAAATCCGGGTCCTTCGCGGATACCGGCTACAACGAAGAAGGGttaaaatgccccggctattactaaagcaaacaataaaagttgtttactacatttcttatacattcatattggtaatcgaatattcgaatattcgatcgaaagaattaacgaatattcgaatatcaattttgccattcgtttgcatccctagttatTACACATGTATTCCCATTTGTCTATAGGTAAGGTCCGAACAGTGTGAAGTTTATGATCCAATTTTCACTGCCGATGAGAAGGGCGTGTTAGATGAGCTGGGATTTACAGTGTTAAGTAAAAATGAGGTGAGAGACGTAACAACtaaaacaagtacatgtatatttacaacGTAAAATAGTTGCCTGTGATTACTTTTGGAAACCATGTATgatataaagtaaacatttatgtCAGAAAATATTAgcttttttgaataatttataaatgtgttaattCGAAAATGTCAACTATGGTAGGCTGAAACTTAATAATACTGTTGTTAATTACTTTGTAAAtgatcattttaaacattacttAAGAGATATATGTTCTATTATCAGGAAGGCAAAAGACAGTGTAACCCAGACCGGACCACATTGTTCTATCTTCCGCACTGCGGTAAAGCTCTGTATAACAATGTGTTGTGGGCTAACTGGGGTCCCCAGCTAGGAAGGGTTGTCATTGTTGGGAACAGCTTTGACTCCATGATAGAGAGGTGGGTGAGATTGTTTTGGAATGTGATAATTTTCCTTTCGATAGATTTGCAACCATGGCCCCCGTTTCTCGAACAATCTTAAAATCCTTATACCAGGATCAAGCTAAGCcccttttctttttcttttggtATAGTTAGTGTAATATTCTTAAGTCTTGCAACATTTAAAAGAAGTTAGATTAAAGAtcttctttaattttttattaggtaaaataagttaaaactttTACGCTTTATTTTTCCAGAATTTGGGGGCAGGAGGTTTAATTGTGTATTTGGAAATTAAGAGTATActctgtttaaaatatttacattttgtattcatgTCAAAGAAACCATTAACAGTGTGAACTAACCATATAAACATGAATGGGCACTGAAAGTTATTGTGTTCTTTATTAGCTCGTGCATTATgaagtaataattattttttcctttacttcattgtttagttaagcaaaaataattaataacttTCTTAGTATTGGCTGTATTTCTATTCACTTGCCTGTGCACATATGATAAGTGCCAACTAACACACtaaataacaagaaaaataatgaaagaaacTTTGATGGTTGTTTTTATCAGATGCTTTCTAAATGACTTTATCAAAATTGGTCTGGAGATCACATTGGCGGAAACATGAGTGCAAACATTGCTTTAACATAATCATTACATAGGCGGTTCAACTGAAATTTGTTCAGGATTTTTgccaagaaaaaacaacaacattttataacttttagTAAAATGAAAGagatgcaataaaaatatataatggttttaCTCTACAATGTGCCTACATGTTTTTCAGGACTCCTCAACGAATACTGGAGCACACTGCAAATTATGTAGTAAAGGTACTATTTTCTTACTCGTGCTTATACTATTTgtacacatgtacatttttaagaAGTAAATAAAAGTTTGGAACAGTTTTTAGCATAGgagtatttacataaatttagaAATTAGCCCATTCAAAATTGCGCTGAGTTCCTTAGTCctcattttaagtttttttgtatCAAATGCATAGCATATGAATTGAAAATGTTTGGCAGTTGCTCTGTACAATATGTAAGCTCACATAAAAAAGCTTCCAACAGTTTTgcataaaaagtaatattaaacaAGTATTCTAACTTATAATAAATCTTTTCAGATTAAACAATATACCAAAGAATCTCCATTAGCTGTTCCTGATCAATACAATGATGTGTTCAATGACACAAGTGTGATGAGTTTTCCTGACGATTTACTTCAAGAAGTGGACTCTGATATCTGGAAGGAGAATGCAGAACCTGTGTATGAAACTGATGATGCAGAAATAGTGCTTGATAAGAataaaacagatgaaatgtTTATTACAGAATActtagaataataataataataataataactttatttaaagaaggtaacacattaagacataggcatcatattataaacaaacataacacacgacttatttacaatgtggccttctgaaagaaacatacacacgcacacacacataaatgcttagaatgaaaaTGCAAGCCATAAAtctatgttatttcaaaagggtatgtattaaaatgttatacgaaaacataaagaaacatgaataaaatacattaattataacatcaatgccgaacaatacatcaatttgtacctaaaggttaacaaatcatatcattaaaattaattaacttacagtaggacagtcacacatgtatttaacaccttactcgagatatatataatgtaaaaacaatagtcatggaattatgcgtacaatttttacaacggtttttgcaattgattatgtaaaaagaactttttgcagcaggctttaaatgtcttttccgTGTTCGATTTACGTATTCGTTCTGGTAAAGAGTTCCAAACTGTCCCactgtagcatgcaaacgagtgtttcttgtattgagtTTTATGTCGAATGTGGGCAATGTCTTGTCGCGTAGAAGATTGCAATccatatcttgtattgtttgataactttataatgtctcttatataactcggtgtaagattgttaatagatttatataccataacagccgtcttatatatataagatGAAATATCTCTAAGATTATGGTGtacttttaaattgataatatttttaagatgtGTGTCAAATACTCATTTCGATATGTTATGGATAGttaaaatttgtaaattgttttgtttgctgGCAAATAAAAGTTTCTAAATCTCGGGTCTTGCTGTTTTTAGAGCTAAATAAATGAACCAATGAATGAAAGAAAACTGGTTGAGTCATTATTCatgctcatttatttattttgatgaattctGAAATATGATTCTTAAGAGCACAatctaaaatataacaaaacagtttatgtttgaatgtgACTTTTTGCGAAGTGCAAAATTGCCAATCCCCACTAGCAGCAGCTTACCTAAGtggtattatattttaaagaggGAGCTGTTGTATTGTCTTAGCGttggtgttgttggtggtggaATTGCATTATCATACCAAATCTTAAATGTTGGCGATGGATTGAAAACCAGGCCCCATTTTTTCAAACATCATAAGTCTCTTTTAACAGGATTATGCTAAGCTGTTAATTTCTGCTCTGCaataatttgtgtaatgtttacattttaagagTTTTTGGATTCTAAAAGGCAATGATCTTA
The sequence above is drawn from the Mya arenaria isolate MELC-2E11 chromosome 14, ASM2691426v1 genome and encodes:
- the LOC128217733 gene encoding SRR1-like protein, which gives rise to MAAFVPVKCRKPKKKPPTEIKKDSVIKRLTEIKYDLSSTQFYKNLNDSLRSHFEECGTNLDIVCYGLGSFVESYIAKYQLALLHALRENLQVRSEQCEVYDPIFTADEKGVLDELGFTVLSKNEEGKRQCNPDRTTLFYLPHCGKALYNNVLWANWGPQLGRVVIVGNSFDSMIERTPQRILEHTANYVVKIKQYTKESPLAVPDQYNDVFNDTSVMSFPDDLLQEVDSDIWKENAEPVYETDDAEIVLDKNKTDEMFITEYLE